In the Buteo buteo chromosome 8, bButBut1.hap1.1, whole genome shotgun sequence genome, GGAAAGATAAGTCATCATGTCAGAATCAGCCTGAGCTCCCCCTCTAGCCCACATTTGAGTGCTTGTTACCAAGCCAACTGCAACAACACCTTCCTCTTCCACACCATCTCCAGCATCAGGACTAAAATGCTTCAGCTTACTGCTAGAAGAGCACCATTAGTTAAACAAGCTGCAAAACTTGAGTATGACTCATTTTTTCGATGCAGCTCCTTAAGGCTTTTTGGCAAGGGTTACAATGAAAGTCTTAATTTCTTGGGCAGATCCTAAACCAGTTAATTACAGATTTCAAAGTCCATATTTCCCCCCAGATTCAAATGCATACATAATACTATAAAATAGTAATACCAAGTCCTATTAAAGAGCTGTTGAGACTTTATGCCTTCTAACCTGACACAGCAGCACTTCACTGGCAGTTGAAAGTACAGTTTTATCAATTGCCGAAAGCTTTAAGAAAACCACCAGAATAGAAATGGCTGCAACAATGCAAAGGATTAGCACTCCTGCTTTTGCAGCCAATCTGTAGATACTGCTTACACTGTGACAATGAGTGCTTACAAAGAAAATCTACTTGAAACCAtcagaagcttccctggcttaATGGTATTTCAAACAGATTTGCAGTCCAATGCACCCGTGAATCCCCCAGAAGAAAGAGATGCACTGCTTTCTAATACTGTTTAAGATGTCTGCCCTATTGGCATCATAAAACAATTTGATTACAGTCCAGAGTAACTTTCAGATATCTAACCACACATAAGCAGAAACAGCAGACCCAGTAAACACATCCTCCCAAAACAATTCCACACTCTCATAGGAAATACAGTGTATTAAAATGGAAGGTGTCAACCAAGGACTCCACACCAGGAGAACATGGGCATGTATGGATGGTATGGGACGAAAATGTCATTTACAATACAACGTGGATTGTTTAGGTTACATACTTCATTGGTAAACTGAGAAAGTTAAAGCAACTACCCAAAATAAAAGTCCACTAAAAAGCCCACAATTTAAATTTAGTTAGGGTTTTCACGCCCAAAACTCAAGCAGATATGCAAGGTACTCATTCAggaattgtttttttcatctctgaaaAGCAATCATCTCTAAGGGAAAAATCAGGCAGATTTTGCACAAAGGTTCATCTCATAAAAACTGCTTTGGgaattcaaaaaggaaaaatgcaatcATTATAACTAAAAAGTAGCAGGACACCATAggtaaaaaaattatctgctttAGCATTTTTTATATCAAAGTCACTAATTAAGAGtaacaattatttatttatctgaGATATGATCGAAGTTATAGCTACAAACAATTTGAAACTTATCATTCTTTTAATCCTGAAGAAGTCTATAATGGAAATACCTCAAAACACGAGTGATCGAAGAGACCTATTGTagaaaacccacaaacacaTTTGTAAGATTTACATTATGTagattatttgaaataataatgtTAAAAGGTTATAATGAAATCTCTAGTTCCAAATTTGGATTTCGTATCTTTAAAGATGACTGTCCACTACTTAGGATTTGTTTTAAGCTTTTGAGCTGTTTTCAGTGAGGCAGATGAAAGTAGTCATCAGAAGGCTGTAATCTTTGGCATGTGGCCATAAGGAATATAAAGTTAATCCCTGGCTAGCCACTAAAAATgatcaaataagaaaaataaaaatcttacatCATGCATCAAAGACAACCAGCACACATGCAGAATTCTGCATTGAGCTATTATCCCCATGAAAGGGAGACTTCTTTTCACTACAatgtggggaggaggggagagaggaggaaaaaaaggcatcatgcagaactgaaacaggaaaaagcaaatttatttttaaaaggcataaaaaaatGCTCAAAGAAAGTAAGCATTTTGTAATTTGtgactattttttccccactctccCTAAGGGGCTTTCAGCATAGCTACATCTAATGATACATTCAATTGTATTTCAGTGGTGCTATTCACGGTAATTTGCAAGCACCTCACAGATATGATAAATGGAACCTCACTACTCCTTGCATGGTGGACTAGACatgggaaggtggggggggcacaaaaAGTTTAAGTGGCCTGCCCAAACCACGAAAGTCATTTTGCTAGTTCTTCACCAACTGTACTGAAAACAGTTAATTCAGCCATTTCAGAATGAATTACAAGCTGGTATCATACTGCCATTTTCCTTGTGGCTCCACTGGTTCTATGAAAAATACCTGTACAAAACATAAAATGCTAGCTCCAGCTGtgcaaaaaaagccttttctttgaCCTTCAGGACAGCATCTCTGGCCTAAATCTGCAACCAAGCAGCCTGAAGCTGACAGACCTGGAACAGATCATATTTGCCCATCTTACCTCACTCTTACAACTTCTACTATGTTAGCATACTTAAATTATTTCACTGCCAATCACATTACAGACAAATACTTCAGCCGACAAGAGTCAGCCGTTTTTCTGTCTATCCAAAACAGCTGTGCTCCCACAGATTTAAAAACTCAACTACCAGCACAGATTATCATTTAGGTCACATGAAACCCATGTTTTATAGAGGACTCTGTCAGCAGTTCACATTACACAGGGAGAAACAAAgcgaaaaaggaggaaaaaatgacaaACCTGATTGCCATCTCTTAAGAAGTATCTCTTCTCTATGACCTGGGAAGAACAGAGAATGACCTTAGCTGGCACAGCATATGCATAACCTCAGATTCCAATCAACATTTCACATATGAGCACTGAAACTCACGGCTAACTGGGACAAAGTCTGAACCCATGTCCCCAGCTCCAGGCCTATTGCTTTAAGTGCAATGCTCTATTACACATAGAAGGAGTTGCCACCTCCAGCCATCCTTAGTAAAGCTGTGTTATCCTCAACTTCTACACACCTAATTTAGTCAGCCCTCTCTAGTAATGGAGGTGATGGTTTGGGTGTCTCCTCACTGCATCAGAGTCAGTTATTCCCACCCCTCTCTGCAGGTGCAGCGGATCTGAGCACTAGAAAAAGCTCATTCTGCAGGTGCATAACAACTCCAGTGGTTCTGAGTAGCCCCTGGGCATAGGTGATGCTTGAGAAGAGGTAGCCTGACTTGCTGTCTGAGAACGATGCACACACTGTCTGTGCTGAAGGATACCTATGGAGGCAGAACCATCAATCTAAGAATCAAAAAGTGATTTGTATCACCCTGTAAAATGTACAGCCTCCACCAAAGAAAATGCAGGCCAAATTTTCTCTAAAGCATGATCTGTTACAGGAGATGATCTGCTCCACTACGGTATCTTTCTTGAAGGTACACTTAAACCAGAGCATCTCTTCTGTCATTTTCACAACAGGCCTTGATGCTGTCTTTTGCAGGAAGGGAGAGTAATACGCCAAATTTCTTAATGCCTGAAGTTTGCTTTAACAAGGATCAACAGAGCTAACCACAGTCTTGTAATTCCCCACATTACTACCTTAGTACACTGCAAACCCTCTGGCCTGCCAAAGGACTCCAAAAGCATATGCAGAGTGTCTTTGCACACTTGTGAGTTCTTTTTCATTGCTCTGTGCAGATCAAGAATCAAATTTTCCAGCAGATCAGCTATTTTCTGGAGGTTTCCAAGAGCAGACCAACTTTTGGCCTCCCCACACCTGGTTTGAACCAAGTCAAAAAGTGGAATGTGAAAGGAGCAGCTAACCGTTGTTCCATGTTCAAATCACAGACAGCATTCAATACATAGAAcaataaaacataatttaaatgaCTTGACTTACCTTATCAAAAAACCTGCTTAGTTTGACAGCATTGGATGAACCTGCAGCCAGGTAACGAGGATTGGTGCAATCCTAGAACACACACAAGACAACGACAAACCAAGCACAAGGAAATCAATGCAAGGAAGCCATACACACAGAAATCAGCATACCCATTCCCCTGACACACGCACATGCAATCAGCTAGGGAAAACACAGTGTATCTGCTGATTTCTGCTCCACAGTCATTTGAGAGAAAAGGCCAACTTCTGTTCTGTGAATCAATTGGAGAATTCTAAGTACATCCCTATGCACTCCACATCTTCCTTCTGCCACCGGCTATACAGTCAGCTAATAATTTGTACAGGCTACACATGAGATAGTGCGtgcatgtatgtacatacaAGCATTCACACAGTACgcatatttttatacatatacatattctctctctctctctaaaaataaagtgaTCTTGATGTTTCATTCAAAGATAGTCTGTGTCAGAACTAagaacagggaagagaaaacttAACTCCCAACCATCAATTCTAAGCTTTGGTGACCTTATCTAACATCGCCTATATCTCCCTATAGTGAAACAAAGATGATCGATTCATCAAGCAAGGAGGGGGTGGCCAATCAAAATGTGCATGACTCCAGCATTACTGAGAAAATCTCCAAAAGCCCAGGTTTTGTCACAACATCTTTACTTACTAAAAATTGGGACTTGCTCCCATATAAAACAACACTGGTGACAAGGATACCAACCAAATTTATCTCTTCAGCATTGAAATCCTCAGCCAAGAAAGCTGTTCTGGTCAAAACTTCATTCCGCTTAGCTTCTGGGATCTGATCCAGCTTAGTTCCTATTACCAGCAGTGGAATCTGGTTATCAGCAAACTGTTCACGGTCATAGTCACTgatgaggaaaacaaatacaattcTGAATGAAGCAATGGTCATATAAGTGGGCACAGGGGCACCATCAGTTCCCCTGTTCCTTTCAAATAATGgtcatttatttattaaggGTCACTATTTATCTAATTTAGAATGTGCTGTATCTGTAAATTAAGGAAGGGCTTCTGCACCTAAGTCACCTCACAGGAattgaaaggaaagaggaaagaaaccaCTTGAGCTGGATTTCTTCTCAGCATAGATGAACCGCAGAAAAAATGCTAACACAAGCAGGAAAGAAATAGGAATTCCAGTACTCTACCAAGCGTATGCAGCGACCAGAGACAGATCAGGGAGCTGGCATCTCTGAACATCTAAAGTTCCTACATACATACACTTTTTAAGGAGggataatgaaataaattgcaaCTGTGAAACACTACCCCTTCCCACGTCAGATCAAAGAGAGTTGCAGTAACAATTGTGTGGTGTCAAGTTGCTAATTCTTCTACATTCAAGAAAGGTAGCCACCATAAGCTGAATTCCAACAAGCTTTGATTCAGATATGAACAACGACCAAAGAGAGcctttataaaacaaataatattgCAATTAAATGTCATCACAAATCCAAGCTCAAATCATTCTCCTCAGCTAGGATAATCGCTTGTCTTTCATCTTTACCTAAACCAAGCTTTCtagaaagtaattttacaaCCAACAGCAACAACTTGACCAAGCAATTGCTAGTGGCTGAGCATCCGGCCCTGATGGAAGttaagcttttgaaaataaaaactacgTGAAGAACCTGTATGTGGAAAAACTGGAGAAATTTGCAGTTTATACAATGCAAACCCTCTTCTTCTCCCATATTTCTACCGAAACATCTGTGCATCAGCACAGGCATATAAACAATTGATATTCTTCCCACAAAAAGCTAGCCCTTATTATTGCTTCCCTGCTCATGTGTGAGGTTTATCAATGATTTTAAAACCTCCTTGACTACATGTATAACCAGAGCACGGAGGTAGAGGAGGAAATACTTGACAAGATGTTGGAAAGCTAATTATGAACATGCTGTTTAAGCAGAGTTTTCTAAGCTCTTTTTTAGCCACATTCCTGAAATAATTCCCCCATCACCCAAAACACCAAATAATGAAGTGAACTTCCTCAGTCTTGGTGCATGGAGGGAAAGCCTTTTGGAACAGAGACATGCCATCCCATGATACTTCCTGTACAAGGGCTTTGCACATGTCAGTACAGACACACAAGTCTTCAGGTATCAGGGACTGGACCCACTCTTACAGAGGCCTCAAACAAATGAAGGACACAGTAaacatcttttcctttaaagcaaAGTCTCTGCCATACAGCTTGGGAATCTACTGGCAGAACGGCCTGACTGGCagtgtaaaacaaaaacaacagtgattttctttgaaatcccccatttttttctttctttcttaaaagtCGAGCCACATCTAATTTCATGTGTCTTCAAGTAGTCTTAGAGACTTCCATAACAGCTTGGAATTACTGCATCTTAACCCTGCATGTATGTTTTTCACTCACCCATTTGTCACAAGAACTCCTGTTGGAGCGACATCTCTGTTGAGTGCTTCCAAAGACCAGCGATACAAATTCTGGGACGATTTCTTGTTGGTTAAGTCATGCACTAAAATTATCCCTAAAGtgaaagagaaggcagcaagATGCTATTtaatgatatatatttttttccttatcttacCAAAATGACATCTGCAGGTTCCCAGATATCTGAGAATGAAGAAAGGGATGTATAAGCGGTTCAGTTACAGTGAATGAGTAAAGCTGAAAATATCAGGATGCAACaggttttttaaagctgcttatCAGGAATTGGATAAGCGCTAAGAGAAAACTCTGATGAAAGGAGGAAACGAACAGCCACCTCAAGGTTTAATCTGCAAGAGGCTTGCAGGCATTCGCTGATTCTGCTCTGTCTAGTCCTAATGATGCTGAAGCTTTGTATTACTGCAGCAGAGAATTTAGCCTTTCTCTGTTTTACCTAATTGGTAAACATAACTATCTTTTTGTCACAGCATCTAAGAAGTCTAAAGgctatttctttgtttcaaagaGTTTAGAGAGCACTATTGCTTTCCTACATTTTCAAGAACTAATGCTACATACTTGGGGACATATCTAAAGGGGAAACAGACTCTGATAAATTTCACAGTCCACCAAATGGTTGGTAGAAACATGAATTAATAAGATTTCATGTATTTAAGATTAAGCTTCTAGCATTTTTCATTACCATGATCCTTCAAAATGTAAATtctgagacagaaaaacagCCAGCCAAATTTCCTAGCTGTGCTATTAAGACACCCACTTCTGATAACCACAGTTCCTAACTCAATTACCAACTCCTGCTAGCAAATTTCTTCTATTTATTCACACCTTCTGCAACCTGTGGAATGTTCCCACTTCCTCCAGACTTCAAACCGTCATGAATTCAAGGACACAATGGAATTATATCCCTTATCTTCATCAGGATTTGTTCTCAACACACTTCACAGCCTACAGGTAGACAAAACttattaatttaatctttcacCTTAACTCCCAAAGGTGCCAGCCACTGTACACACTACAAACAAACCACATTCCCACAAACATTTTCCACTACCTTACATGACTGTGCACAGACTCTCCTATGAGAGTTCCCAGCATATCGCAACCACAGCCCTATCTCAAAGCATTTAATCTCAGTAACAGCATAAAAAGGCAACTTGCTGCTGTCCACCCCCAGGGTAGGGAGAAAAAGCCTGATACAACGTAACTCGCCCtacagcaacagatttcagagGCACTGCTGCATAATCTGTAAGAAACACTCTCCACCTCCAGACACTCTTTCTCAGTTATATTTTTGATTGGTCGGCTCCCTTATCTGCTTCACTGAAAACCTACACAGTTAGTTgcaccagcagaaaaagactgTGTCAACATCAAAAAAGAGCAGGCAGGACCAATGACTACTCAAGGAAGTGTTCCTCCCCCATTAAGGTCTGCAAGCCACAGCGTTACTGCCTAGTCACTATCCCAGACTATCACAGTCTGTACGCCAGATGCAGGGTGCCCAAAGCAGAAGATCTGCGGTCAAACCAAAAGCGAACCATACCTAACTTTGTCAACAGCCAGGTCTCCCTCACAGCCTGCACAGATGCTGCCACAACCAAACATTAACTGTCTTTTGATCTCAGGTTTTCAGACCACTGCAAGCCCAGGAAGCACAAGCAGTCAGGCAGAAGGAAcacattcattttctcttcttaaatCAGGTCAAACAGAGGCAATTTGTGAGACAAGCTCTAATGAAGGAATTAATCTAATGAAAGAAACCAGAGCCAAGGCTAACTACTAAAGTCAACAGTTTTCATATGCAAGCTGCCTAATAATACCTTTCAGGCAGTGGAGATAAATAACTCTATTTTAATAACACCATCAATTGTAGTTCAGACACATAAATTCAAGATTTCATCTCCTAATGGGCTGTACTAGGATATTTCCAAGTCTGACCCACACTTGCTGGCATACTGCGGATTTGGTGtcaaaaagaaatccatttttttcatgtatcaAAGAGGCTTGCTTTGAGGGCACAACTCAGCTCAAACCTTATTTACAGAGGTCTGGTTAATGATATAAGCAAGAGGTACCTACACACAGTTTTCCtcctgggaaaggaggaagaaataacTAGTTAAATAATCACAGagcaaaaatgtttattgtATGGCTTAACACATTATTGAAAGGCCCTCAATGACTGGGAACAAGAAAAGAGAATCAAACAGAACATTTGAgacagattttcagaagcagttgTTAATCTGgtatacatgtatttttagtgAACTATCCTTGGATGCCAAAAAGTAACAACTGAAATACTGCACTGTTAAGCTTATAACCTCTTATTTGCTCTTATTACTGGTACAGGTAAACTACTAGGCCTTTAAGTCAGTATCtcagcagaagggaaaacacACTTCCTATATACAGCAAGTTGCAAGATTCAATTCTTAAAAATAGTCTGGCAAATTAAATGAGTAGAGGCAAGATGGTTATCAACATATTGCAATTTTATGGGAGAACAGTTCAAGTCTCCCAGGATAGGGCATAACTATCAAAGCTCATgtaaattcaaatatttatttccctgCTGTAGGTTTTGGAACTGAACAGACAAGAAAATATATATCATATTTTTGCATGTATATCAGGCCTGGAAAGGTGAAGGCAACCTTTATGTCTGCAAGTGTAGCTGGAAGAGACACCACTGCAACTTCAAAGACTCCCTGCTGTGCCAGCTGCACAAGACTGAAGTGAAAAGCTGATGAAGCCCATCTTGCACAGGTTTGCCTAAAATAGCTTTTCAGTTCAAAGCTGAATCCATAAAATTCTGCCTACAAATGGTATCagattttttcctgtataaatGTACTGGAATCAGAAAAGAGAACAATGTAGCCCTCAACCAGACTTAAAGGAATCCTGCCCCAGAACCAAGAGACAGCTTATAACAGAAACAGTGATAAAACCAGATTTAGACCAAAACCAGATTTACACCAAGCAAACTTACCATTCAGCAAGTTATAAAATACCGCTCGTGTGCTTTTTACACTAGTGGCACTACCCACTGAACCTCCAACATCCCACAGTTCAATGTAGTAGGTCTTCTCTTCTGGTGTCCCTTCTTTGTAGTCATGGATCTGATGAAAAATTCACATCATACATAACCACAGCACCAGCTCACAGGAGTTAATCCACACAACACTTATACATTCAGCTGAAAGAATTACTGTACTTGGATAGAAATTTGTGAATTCTCATGTTGACACCATTTCAAATCTCTCAAGTAGAAGAGTTGGAATGAGTCAAGAAGTGGCCACTCGATACCACAGCTCTTATATGAAATGGAGCTTGGTGAGTCAGCAGGGAGTATCCTCTCCACCTCAGTATTAACAAACCTAATGCCTCATGATGTGCTTAGAAATAGCACATTGCTAAAGCAGGTGAAAAAGTAAGGTCACGACTTCTTACAGTTGTTAAAACCCACACGGTAGTACTGCAAGAATACTAACACAGGTGACCACATCGGATTCCAACTGACCACATCTCTTTCCTCTCCAAATTCTCACTGACTTCTCAACTGAACTAATCAATCAATAATTTTTGCCCCTGGATCTGCTAGGTAGTTTTGCTCCACAGTCAAACAGGACTGCCATGTTTCTCTCACCAAATTTTGGAAATATATTCCTAACCTACAGCAGCGCATTTCAAGCAGAATGCAGCAAAGagtgatgaaggaaaaaagcgCTTATCACTATCCCATGAGGATTGTAGGATGGGCCAAAAAACTGCTAGATGAATATCCTCATTCCTCTGATAGTAGGTCCTGCAGTGAGCAGACAGGAGAAGCAACTGTATGGTCACGGTCAGTACCCTCAAATTAAATAAGCAACTTGTTTTTCCTCAATAAATTTGGCTGGCAATTTAGCTGTGCATTAACTGTTTCTTGTTTAAATTCCGTGCCTTCTGACTCAAACTGTCCACTCTATGACTTGTAACACACCACTGGCCACTGCGGTAAGGAGAGGCGCTACAAATGACAAATATCTTGTCTGTTTTTGACAACCTTGGAAGGTCAAAACTTGCTCACACGAGCGCCTAGCTCACATTTAATACTCTTTGCTTCAAAAGTTTAAGAccttagcaaaacaaaacctagaAACACACCTCCTTCTGGGGTGGtaagtaatgaaaatgaaaaaaaaaaaaaaaaagtcaaggcCCTTCTCTTCCCTTACAGCTTAAGCAAGGGCTACCAGAGGTCGGGCACGTCACCTACTCGAACATCCACCGAGCAGCCCACTGTCCAGGACGGGTTTCCCAACACCTGGTTTTGGCACAGGAGGTGAACAAGCGAAGACTTTCCGACACCTGTAAGCGCACACAGAGCGACAACTCCTGAGAGATCACGCAAGGGCAGGTAAAAAAGGCCCAACAGCTGACGGGCAGAAGCACTAACTAAACGCGGATGGTCCCAGCAGTACCGGGGAACGGCCACTCGTCAGCGCCCAACGGCCGGGGGGCAAAGCCCCGAGGACCACCGGCTGCCACCCGCactccctgccccaggggacGCGACGGGAGGCGGGCAGGGCCCCCGGCCGGCCCGGCCGGGAGAaccggggctcccgccgggcGGTTTCCAGTCAGGCGGCGGGCGGGGTGGGCGGGGGAgggagcggagcggcgcggcgcgcATGCGCCGTCCGGCACCtacgggggggtggggggggtgcgACGCCCCCCGCCCTCACTGTGCGCGCGCGtaaggggcggggggagggacACTCACCGGAGTCGCCCAACACCAGCACCTTGACCCTGTCCAAAGCCGCCATCTTACTCTACCTAGCAACGACCCCGGAGACCACCTCCTTCTCCCGGCGCCGCCAATCGCAGCGCacgccccttccctccccctccccttccctcagcCTATTGGCTGCTGGCCGGCGCTACGATGGGTTGAACTCATGTGAGGGCGGGAACGCCGGCGGGCTCTATCAGGACGCGATTGGCTCGTTTCCCTGTCGCTCGCCGTTCAGTCAGGAAGCGGGACGTTTGCCGGGGCACGGGCGGTGAGGTGGTCCCGCGCGTGCGCGGCAGGAGGGCCGTTGGGCGAGGCGCCCGGCGCCCTGCTGACGTCACGGGGGCGCGCGCGGCTCTGACGCGCCCTCACGGTAACGGCCGGAAGAGCCGCCCGGAGCCGGGGAGAGCTGGAAGCGGCGGCAGGTCAGTGCCGGCCCCGGGGAACGGCCGctgtcgtcgtcgtcgtcgtcccgGGCGAGGACTCCCGCGGTGCCGCTGGGGATAAGCGGCCCGGAGTCCCCTCTCCCGCTCCGCTTCCCGGGGGGCCCCGCCGCGGTGGGTTACCCGCGGCCCGAGGTTCCCCCGGCCCGGTTTCTCCGTTCCCTCAGGTGTTTTGGGTGCCGCTGAGGGGCCGAGCACGCCGCCGGGGCCCGTGGTCCCCTCACGTTGTGCCGCTGGGCCGCTGCCCTGGGCCCCTGCTTCGCCTTTGGTTCCGAaccaccgcctgcctctccttgGGTGGTGTTTGTGGGGGGTTTCttgtttgatttggttttttttcaggagataCCGCTGAGCCCCTCAAGTTTCTCGTCCTACGGGAGCCTACACAGTCAGATGTTTAAAGCCCAACACATAAAAGCGGGTAGGGAATAGGAAGGGGTTCTCTGCTTCACGTGGTGTTAAAGCTTAGTCTACTATAGTCCAGGAAGTCTGTGCAATTTGTAATTTAGAGGAAGCTGCAAGATTATGGGAGTCTGAGGAGTAACTGACACTGTAACAAATTAGCTCATTTCTTTTTGCCAGGTTTGACCATTGGTTGAGCCCATACAGTGAAACCATTCAGTTTGCTGGATCAGCAACATACTTTCTTTTTGTGCGTTAGTTTTCTTCTGGCTTCAGGAGCTTGCTGGTTCCCTGAGAAGCAGATGAACGTCACATCTCATAATGGCACTGAACTGCTAAGTGGGTCCAACTGTCAAACTTGTATCATTACAAGTGACTCAGAATGAATAAGGAAGATCAGCATTCTGAAAAGGGTGTTCAGCAGTGCATAGTTAAGGTGCATTTTCATGAAATATAGGTGGTTTAGTATTTTTCAGCCATGAAAGGTAGTTTTTTCTCTCATCTCCTGCGCTGGCATCCAGTCATGTCTGCTGGTTCAGTTGCTCATTGGACTTTTCCACTAGCTGGTTCAACTGATTAAACTGTTGAAAAACCCAGtaaaagggggaggggaggtatttttctgccttttagtGATGTAAATTGGTGCACAGGCAGGTCTTGTGAGTGCCAGAGCTGGCATGGGAGAGGGCAGAGCCACATGCTCAGGAGAGGAGCAAATACCCTTCTGGTAGCAATGAGAGATGATGGGAGTTTCATTCCTACCTTCCACCTCCTTTAAGATACTATTTACAGCTCCCTTTCACACAGGATGCTGTAGGGAATTCTTGCAAACAAGAAACTACACGAATTAAAGCTAACCTAGTATCTTGTTATttagtttctctgtttttttattGCTTACATCCACAGTATATACACTTCTTTGGTATATCCTGATGAACTAAATCTTTTCTGAACCTAATAATTTGTAAATCTTTGTCTTAATTCTTTCTGGAATTCCTGAAAGTCAGGCAATATCTCTCACGTTATGTATCATGATGAGAAGTGTGGTGTTCCAGGTCTCATTGAATCCAGAATGTGAAAAACAGTTACTGCTCTCTTCCTGTCAGAAACTTAACAAGGAATGCCAGGGTTAAGCCCACTGTACTTGAGTGTAGTCATGGCTTCTTTGGCTTGATAGTTGTGAGAAACAGTCTTactttttcccttaaaaaaaaaaaaaaaatcccaaaccttaCCACTTCTTTATATGAGGGCCAATGCTGAGAAGTCTCCAAAATA is a window encoding:
- the RABL3 gene encoding rab-like protein 3, with translation MAALDRVKVLVLGDSGVGKSSLVHLLCQNQVLGNPSWTVGCSVDVRIHDYKEGTPEEKTYYIELWDVGGSVGSATSVKSTRAVFYNLLNGIILVHDLTNKKSSQNLYRWSLEALNRDVAPTGVLVTNGDYDREQFADNQIPLLVIGTKLDQIPEAKRNEVLTRTAFLAEDFNAEEINLDCTNPRYLAAGSSNAVKLSRFFDKVIEKRYFLRDGNQIPGFSERKRFGGGTLKSLHYD